One window from the genome of Vidua chalybeata isolate OUT-0048 chromosome 3, bVidCha1 merged haplotype, whole genome shotgun sequence encodes:
- the AGBL5 gene encoding cytosolic carboxypeptidase-like protein 5: protein MEIRCGGLLFSSRFDSGNLAHVEQVRPTEPGGGPAARANALPAADYEFNVWTRPDCAHTEYENGNRSWFYFSVRGGAPGKLIKLHILNMNKQSRLYAQGMTPFVRTLPVRPRWERIRQRPSFQVVETQFVLSFVHRFLEHRGATTYFAFCYPFSYTECQDMLAQLDGRFQDCRHMSPSSPLDSVYYHRELLCHSLDKLRVDLLTITSCHGMQEKREPRLDKLFPDTSTPRPHCFTGKRVFFLSSRVHPGETPSSFVFNGFLDFILREEDPRAQMLRRMFVFKLIPMLNPDGVLRGHYRTDSRGVNLNRQYLHPDAELHPAVYGAKAVLLYHHIHSRVLPGSPDWRTFVSPLSTSPLSMKSPNCPVPAVEAALSELEKTNNLRNSPGAWRAGTRSCLAGAGPRTLAQDAQLSDSTERATWILPSSHSAEHCEEGPWTPPPAPVPEAAEPPEPIAPRDSGLAYYVDLHGHASKRGCFMYGNSFSDENDQVENMLFPKLISLNSPHFDFTGCNFSEKNMYARDKRDGQSKEGSGRVAIYKALGIIHSYTLECNYNTGRSVNSIPGACHDNGRASPPPPPAFPSRYTVELFEQVGRAVAVAALDMADCNPWPRIVLSEHACLGNLRAWMLRHVRGLRGTGGGPRRRGGARTPPRSSTGLPTSASDNALARARSFSNGTSGSGGSQQDSPRIRASPSFTFGSPRPPAAASQSPVSGGSTPALGRGTLPKGTGHGAREAQRGVQQLQHMAPLQVLRVKLNARRAPERPGALPGGPRAEHRGTLPVPGQRPVPRAPAPPYRGAAARAGLLRPCSAPCLQHLGKATATPLSLPAPLSPGTAPQHRSPLAHLLPTAPLLLR from the exons ATGGAGATCCGCTGCGGGGGTCTGCTCTTCAGCTCCCGCTTCGACTCGGGGAACCTGGCGCACGTAGAGCAGGTGCGGCCTACAGAGCcggggggcggccccgccgcccgcgccaACGCTCTCCCCGCCGCCGACTACGAGTTCAACGTGTGGACGCGGCCCGACTGCGCCCACACCGAGTATGAGAACGGCAACAG gTCCTGGTTCTACTTCAGCGTGCGCGGGGGGGCCCCGGGGAAGCTGATCAAGCTGCACATCCTGAACATGAACAAGCAGAGCCGGCTGTACGCGCAGGGCATGACCCCCTTCGTGCGCACGCTGCCCGTGCGCCCGCGCTGGGAGCGCATCCGGCAGCGGCCCAGCTTCCAG GTGGTGGAGACGCAGTTCGTGCTGTCCTTCGTGCACCGCTTCCTGGAGCACCGCGGGGCCACCACCTACTTTGCCTTCTGCTACCCCTTCTCCTACACCGAGTGCCAGGAcatgctggcacagctggacgGCCGCTTCCAGGACTGCAGGCACATGTCCCCCAGCAG CCCCCTCGACTCGGTCTACTACCACcgggagctgctctgccactCTCTGGACAAGCTGCGTGTGGACCTGCTGACCATCACGTCGTGCCATGGCATGCAGGAGAAGCGGGAGCCCCGGCTGGACAAGCTTTTCCCGGACACCAGCACGCCCCGGCCTCACTGCTTCACCGGAAAGAGG GTGTTTTTCCTCAGCAGCAGAGTCCACCCAGGAGAAACCCCCTCCAGCTTCGTCTTCAACGGCTTCCTGGACTTCATCCTGCGGGAGGAGGATCCCCGTGCCCAAATGCTGCGGCGCATGTTTGTCTTCAAGCTCATCCCCATGCTGAACCCCGACGGGGTGCTGCGGGGCCACTACCG GACCGACTCGCGCGGGGTGAACCTGAACCGGCAGTACCTGCACCCCGACGCCGAGCTGCACCCCGCCGTGTACGGGGCTAAGGCTGTCCTGCTCTACCACCACATCCACAGCCGCGTCCTGCCCGGCTCTCCGGACTGGAGGACGTTTGTCTCCCCTCTCAGCACCAGCCCGCTGAGCATGAAATCTCCCAACTGTCCCGTCCCGGCCGTGGAGGCCGCGTTATCGGAGCTGGAGAAAACCAACAACCTCCGCAACTCCCCCGGCGCCTGGCGTGCCGGCACCcgctcctgcctggctggcGCTGGCCCCAGGACGCTGGCCCAGGATGCCCAGCTGTCAGACAGCACAGAGCGAGCCACCTGGATCCTCCCATCGAGCCACAGCGCCGAGCACTGTGAGGAGGGGCCGTGGAcgcctcccccagcccccgtCCCCGAAGCTGCTGAGCCCCCAGAGCCCATTGCACCCCGGGACAGTGGCCTGGCCTACTACGTGGACCTGCATGGCCACGCGTCCAAGCGCGGCTGCTTCATGTACGGCAACAGCTTCAGCGACGAGAATGACCAG GTGGAGAACATGCTGTTCCCCAAACTGATCTCCCTGAACTCCCCTCACTTCGACTTCACGGGCTGCAACTTCTCAGAGAAGAACATGTACGCCCGGGACAAGCGGGACGGGCAGTCCAAGGAGGGCAGCGGCCGCGTGGCCATCTACAAGGCCCTGGGCATCATCCACAG CTACACCCTGGAGTGCAACTACAACACGGGGCGCTCGGTGAACAGCATCCCGGGGGCCTGCCACGACAACGGCCGGGCCAGCCCCCCGCCACCGCCCGCCTTCCCCTCCCGATACACCGTGGAACTCTTCGAGCAG GTGGGCCGGGCGGTGGCGGTGGCGGCCCTGGACATGGCCGACTGCAACCCCTGGCCGCGGATCGTGCTCTCGGAGCACGCCTGCCTGGGCAACCTGCGCGCCTGGATGCTGAGGCACGTGCGGGGGCTGCGCGGCACCGGCGGGGGCCCGCGGAGGAGAGGAGGTGCCAGGACCCCCCCCAGGAGCTCCAC CGGGCTGCCCACCTCGGCCTCTGACAACGCACTGGCCCGTGCCAGGAGCTTCAGCAACGGCACCAGTGGGAGCGGGGGCAGCCAGCAGGACTCCCCCCGGATCCGAGCCTCCCCCAGCTTCACCTTCGGCAGCCCCAGGCCCCCGGCCGCGGCCTCGCAGAGCCCCGTGAGTGGCGGCAGCACCCCGGCCCTGGGCAGAG GGACTCTGCCCAAGGGCACCGGCCACGGAGCGCGGGAGGCGCAGCGAGGcgtgcagcagctccagcacatgGCACCTCTGCAG GTGCTCCGCGTGAAGCTGAATGCCCGGAGAGCCCCGGAAAGGCCTGG GGCTCTGCCCGGAGGGCCCCGTGCTGAGCACCGAGGGACCCTTCCCGTGCCGGGGCAGAGGCCTGTACCCCGGGCTCCGGCCCCGCCGTACCGGGGAGCCGCGGCGCGGGCAGGGCTCCTCCGGCCCTGCTCCGCCCCgtgcctgcagcacctgggcaaGGCCACCGCGacccccctgtccctgcccgcGCCGCTGTCCCCCGGCACGGCGCCCCAGCACCGCTCCCCCCTTGCCCATCTCCTGCCGacagctcctctcctcctgcgctga
- the OST4 gene encoding dolichyl-diphosphooligosaccharide--protein glycosyltransferase subunit 4, with amino-acid sequence MITDVQLAIFANMLGVSLFLLVVLYHYVAVNNPKKQE; translated from the coding sequence ATGATCACGGACGTGCAGCTCGCCATCTTCGCCAACATGCTGGGCGTCTCGCTCTTCCTGCTGGTCGTCCTCTACCACTACGTGGCCGTCAACAACCCCAAGAAGCAGGAGTGA
- the EMILIN1 gene encoding EMILIN-1 isoform X2 translates to MAPWLWPCLLAAQALAANFPSRYSLYTGGAAPLAPGPAAAHSGARAASRHRNWCAYVVTRSVSCVVEDGVESFIKPDYQPCAWGQLQCPRVLAYRSFLRPRYKVSQRTVSELAWRCCQGYSGPDCSEGPSPASPQPTGRPPPRPGRPTLSGFGNPLSGLGGEGGGDTEKVRRLEEQVRRLSEQLEELRAGQEPPRAAVEGQPRGEQPADAAAPAEVREALSHLQRRLEELETRLHRSEGGRDGPGAPGGPGTAALYELEQRLQEMCAACTTGTEGLRRQAAEDRERMRALEKLVSSVDQRNKDAVESVQRHISSLSSRLAPAPAAPPSPDVLRRLAELERRLEGLPVPAAGPGQGPVLARRLAELEGRLNASRAGPWPSEPEGRPGALPGRLANLSRAVEGLAASGAQRGARLDQLEGLLARCGHPCPGQDGELGPHLRQPEDAEGLWEDGLTGTLGGLLGARGEALAEELEQLRNRTGRLEAALEDLSGDPCSRPCASPPPREPEQLPAGPAEPEEPDAPLEGFGVFGGTSPSELRALRGELAAALAGLSGLNATVEGLQDALEEQDARQRQLSALTDRVVAELDQAAAASAARQAESEERLEALARELARAGGCPAGLEPRVAKLEGVCEQLEAVAGGLRGVREGLGRHVAGLWGAVRDLNATARGQAALLDKALELPPRLGALNASLGHLRGELQRLARLERHGPPGPPGPAGPMGETGPPGPTGPPGKDGEQGPMGPPGLPGERGEAGEPGSVPRVAFSAALSTQRTEPGTVPFDQVLLNDGGAYDPETGTFTVPVPGRYLVSVVLTGHRGEALEAVLSRSGHGIARLDSAGFQPEGLEKGPVAAQAPSPGALGVFSLLLPLAAGETLCVDLVSGRLAHAPDEPLTVFSAALLYDSEEP, encoded by the exons ATGGCACCCTGGCTCTGGCCGTGCCTCCTGGCCGCGCAGGCCCTGGCCGCCAACTTTCCCTCCCGGTATAGCCTCTACaccggcggggccgccccgctcgcccccggcccggccgcggcccaCAGCGGTGCCCGGGCCGCCAGCCGGCACAG GAACTGGTGTGCCTACGTGGTGACACGCAGCGTGAGCTGCGTGGTGGAGGATGGCGTCGAGAGCTTCATCAAGCCAGACTACCAGCCCTGCGCCTGGGGGCAGCTCCAGTGCCCCCGAGTCCTGGC GTACCGCAGCTTCCTACGGCCCCGCTACAAGGTGTCCCAGCGCACGGTGTCGGAGCTGGCCTGGCGCTGCTGCCAGGGCTACTCGGGGCCGGACTGCAGCGAGGGGCCTTCTCCAGCATCCCCCCAGCCCACCGGCCgtcccccgccccgccccggccgccccACGCTCTCTGGCTTCGGCAACCCCCTCAGCGGCCTGGGGGGTGAAG GCGGCGGAGACACGGAGAAGGTGCGGcggctggaggagcaggtgcgGCGGCTGAGcgagcagctggaggagctgcgggCCGGGCAGGAGCCGCCCCGGGCGGCTGTGgaggggcagccccggggcgaGCAGCCGGCTGacgcggccgcccccgccgaAGTGCGGGAGGCGCTGAGCCACCTCCAGCGGcgcctggaggagctggagaccCGCCTGCACCGCAGCGAGGGCGGCCGGGACGGCCCAGGGGCTCCGGGGGGGCCAGGGACGGCGGCGCTGTACGAGCTGGAGCAGCGGCTGCAGGAGATGTGCGCTGCCTGCACGACCGGCACCGAGGGGCTGCGGCGGCAGGCGGCCGAGGACCGGGAGCGGATGCGGGCGCTGGAGAAGCTGGTGAGCTCGGTGGACCAGCGCAACAAGGATGCGGTGGAGTCGGTGCAGAGGCACAtcagcagcctgagcagccGCCTGGCCCCCGCCCCTGCGGCTCCCCCGTCCCCGGACGTGCTCCGTCGCCTGGCCGAGCTAGAGCGGCGGCTGGAGGGGCTGCCGgtgccggcggcggggccggggcagggaCCGGTGCTGGCGCGGCggctggctgagctggaggggCGGCTGAACGCTTCGCGCGCCGGCCCGTGGCCCTCCGAGCCCGAGGGGCGGCCGGGGGCGCTGCCGGGGCGCCTGGCCAACCTCAGCCGGGCGGTGGAGGGGCTGGCGGCCAGCGGGGCACAGCGCGGCGCCCGCCTGGACCAGCTCGAGGGGCTGCTGGCCCGCTGCGGCCACCCGTGCCCGGGGCAGGACGGGGAGCTCGGCCCCCACCTCCGGCAGCCAGAGGACGCCGAGGGTCTCTGGGAGGACGGGCTGACCGGGACCCTGGGAGGGCTGCTGGGGGCGCGGGGGGAGGCGCTGGccgaggagctggagcagctccgcAACCGGACAGGGCGGCTGGAGGCGGCTCTGGAGGACCTGAGCGGTGACCCCTGCTCCCGGCCCTGCGCCTCGCCGCCCCCCCGGGAGCCGGAGCAgctcccggccggccccgcggAGCCGGAGGAGCCGGATGCCCCGCTGGAGGGCTTCGGCGTCTTCGGGGGCACGTCCCCGTCGGAGCTGCGGGCGCTGCGgggggagctggcagcagcgCTGGCGGGCCTGAGCGGGCTCAATGCCACggtggaggggctgcaggacgCGCTGGAGGAGCAGGACGCCCGGCAGCGCCAGCTGAGCGCCCTCACCGACCGCGTGGTGGCCGAGCTGGACCAGGCGGCGGCGGCGTCGGCGGCGCGACAGGCCGAGAGCGAGGAGCGGCTGGAGGCGCTGGCGCGGGAGCTGGcgcgggccgggggctgccccGCGGGGCTGGAACCACGCGTGGCCAAGCTGGAGGGGGTCTGCGAGCAGCTGGAGGCGGTggccggggggctgcggggcgtCCGCGAGGGGCTGGGCCGGCACGTGGCGGGGCTGTGGGGCGCCGTGCGGGACCTGAACGCCACGGCCCGCGGCCAGGCCGCCCTGCTGGACAAGGCGCTGGAGCTGCCGCCCCGGCTCGGCGCCCTCAACGCCAGCCTGGGCCACCTGCGCGGGGAGCTGCAGCGCCTGGCACGGCTGGAGCGACACG gccCCCCTGGCCCCCCTGGACCTGCTGGCCCCATGGGCGAGACAGGCCCCCCTGGCCCCACTGGGCCCCCTGGCAAGGATGGAGAACAGGGTCCCATGGGCCCCCCCG ggctgcctggagAGAGAG GCGAGGCCGGGGAGCCGGGCTCGGTGCCCCGCGTGGCTTTCTCGGCGGCCCTGAGCACCCAGCGCACGGAGCCGGGCACCGTCCCCTTCGACCAGGTGCTGCTCAACGACGGCGGTGCCTACGATCCCGAGACAG GCACGTTCACGGTGCCGGTGCCCGGGCGGTACCTGGTGAGCGTGGTGCTCACGGGGCACCGGGGCGAGGCGCTGGAGGCCGTCCTGTCCCGCTCCGGCCACGGCATCGCCCGCCTGGACTCGGCCGGCTTCCAGCCCgaggggctggagaaggggcCCGTGGCCGCTCAGGCCCCCAGCCCCGGTGCCCTGGGCGTCTTCAGCCTCCTGCTGCCGCTGGCGGCCGGCGAGACGCTGTGCGTGGACCTGGTGTCGGGGCGCCTGGCGCACGCCCCCGACGAGCCCCTCACCGTCTTCAGCGCCGCGCTGCTCTACGACTCCGAGGAGCCCTAG
- the EMILIN1 gene encoding EMILIN-1 isoform X1 has protein sequence MLCTVCAGTAPAVCWHDARSVLGQCRWLLCAGMMPPGCQDSRRCVPRWCPACATLGPCQDNARNWCAYVVTRSVSCVVEDGVESFIKPDYQPCAWGQLQCPRVLAYRSFLRPRYKVSQRTVSELAWRCCQGYSGPDCSEGPSPASPQPTGRPPPRPGRPTLSGFGNPLSGLGGEGGGDTEKVRRLEEQVRRLSEQLEELRAGQEPPRAAVEGQPRGEQPADAAAPAEVREALSHLQRRLEELETRLHRSEGGRDGPGAPGGPGTAALYELEQRLQEMCAACTTGTEGLRRQAAEDRERMRALEKLVSSVDQRNKDAVESVQRHISSLSSRLAPAPAAPPSPDVLRRLAELERRLEGLPVPAAGPGQGPVLARRLAELEGRLNASRAGPWPSEPEGRPGALPGRLANLSRAVEGLAASGAQRGARLDQLEGLLARCGHPCPGQDGELGPHLRQPEDAEGLWEDGLTGTLGGLLGARGEALAEELEQLRNRTGRLEAALEDLSGDPCSRPCASPPPREPEQLPAGPAEPEEPDAPLEGFGVFGGTSPSELRALRGELAAALAGLSGLNATVEGLQDALEEQDARQRQLSALTDRVVAELDQAAAASAARQAESEERLEALARELARAGGCPAGLEPRVAKLEGVCEQLEAVAGGLRGVREGLGRHVAGLWGAVRDLNATARGQAALLDKALELPPRLGALNASLGHLRGELQRLARLERHGPPGPPGPAGPMGETGPPGPTGPPGKDGEQGPMGPPGLPGERGEAGEPGSVPRVAFSAALSTQRTEPGTVPFDQVLLNDGGAYDPETGTFTVPVPGRYLVSVVLTGHRGEALEAVLSRSGHGIARLDSAGFQPEGLEKGPVAAQAPSPGALGVFSLLLPLAAGETLCVDLVSGRLAHAPDEPLTVFSAALLYDSEEP, from the exons ATGCTGTGCACGGTGTGTGCCGGAACAGCGCCCGCTGTGTGCTGGCACGATGCTAGGTCCGTGCTAGGGCAGTGCCGGTGGCTGCTCTGTGCCGGGATGATGCCTCCTGGATGCCAGGACAGCAGGCGGTGTGTGCCCAGATGGTGCCCAGCGTGTGCCACGCTCGGTCCGTGCCAGGACAACGCCCG GAACTGGTGTGCCTACGTGGTGACACGCAGCGTGAGCTGCGTGGTGGAGGATGGCGTCGAGAGCTTCATCAAGCCAGACTACCAGCCCTGCGCCTGGGGGCAGCTCCAGTGCCCCCGAGTCCTGGC GTACCGCAGCTTCCTACGGCCCCGCTACAAGGTGTCCCAGCGCACGGTGTCGGAGCTGGCCTGGCGCTGCTGCCAGGGCTACTCGGGGCCGGACTGCAGCGAGGGGCCTTCTCCAGCATCCCCCCAGCCCACCGGCCgtcccccgccccgccccggccgccccACGCTCTCTGGCTTCGGCAACCCCCTCAGCGGCCTGGGGGGTGAAG GCGGCGGAGACACGGAGAAGGTGCGGcggctggaggagcaggtgcgGCGGCTGAGcgagcagctggaggagctgcgggCCGGGCAGGAGCCGCCCCGGGCGGCTGTGgaggggcagccccggggcgaGCAGCCGGCTGacgcggccgcccccgccgaAGTGCGGGAGGCGCTGAGCCACCTCCAGCGGcgcctggaggagctggagaccCGCCTGCACCGCAGCGAGGGCGGCCGGGACGGCCCAGGGGCTCCGGGGGGGCCAGGGACGGCGGCGCTGTACGAGCTGGAGCAGCGGCTGCAGGAGATGTGCGCTGCCTGCACGACCGGCACCGAGGGGCTGCGGCGGCAGGCGGCCGAGGACCGGGAGCGGATGCGGGCGCTGGAGAAGCTGGTGAGCTCGGTGGACCAGCGCAACAAGGATGCGGTGGAGTCGGTGCAGAGGCACAtcagcagcctgagcagccGCCTGGCCCCCGCCCCTGCGGCTCCCCCGTCCCCGGACGTGCTCCGTCGCCTGGCCGAGCTAGAGCGGCGGCTGGAGGGGCTGCCGgtgccggcggcggggccggggcagggaCCGGTGCTGGCGCGGCggctggctgagctggaggggCGGCTGAACGCTTCGCGCGCCGGCCCGTGGCCCTCCGAGCCCGAGGGGCGGCCGGGGGCGCTGCCGGGGCGCCTGGCCAACCTCAGCCGGGCGGTGGAGGGGCTGGCGGCCAGCGGGGCACAGCGCGGCGCCCGCCTGGACCAGCTCGAGGGGCTGCTGGCCCGCTGCGGCCACCCGTGCCCGGGGCAGGACGGGGAGCTCGGCCCCCACCTCCGGCAGCCAGAGGACGCCGAGGGTCTCTGGGAGGACGGGCTGACCGGGACCCTGGGAGGGCTGCTGGGGGCGCGGGGGGAGGCGCTGGccgaggagctggagcagctccgcAACCGGACAGGGCGGCTGGAGGCGGCTCTGGAGGACCTGAGCGGTGACCCCTGCTCCCGGCCCTGCGCCTCGCCGCCCCCCCGGGAGCCGGAGCAgctcccggccggccccgcggAGCCGGAGGAGCCGGATGCCCCGCTGGAGGGCTTCGGCGTCTTCGGGGGCACGTCCCCGTCGGAGCTGCGGGCGCTGCGgggggagctggcagcagcgCTGGCGGGCCTGAGCGGGCTCAATGCCACggtggaggggctgcaggacgCGCTGGAGGAGCAGGACGCCCGGCAGCGCCAGCTGAGCGCCCTCACCGACCGCGTGGTGGCCGAGCTGGACCAGGCGGCGGCGGCGTCGGCGGCGCGACAGGCCGAGAGCGAGGAGCGGCTGGAGGCGCTGGCGCGGGAGCTGGcgcgggccgggggctgccccGCGGGGCTGGAACCACGCGTGGCCAAGCTGGAGGGGGTCTGCGAGCAGCTGGAGGCGGTggccggggggctgcggggcgtCCGCGAGGGGCTGGGCCGGCACGTGGCGGGGCTGTGGGGCGCCGTGCGGGACCTGAACGCCACGGCCCGCGGCCAGGCCGCCCTGCTGGACAAGGCGCTGGAGCTGCCGCCCCGGCTCGGCGCCCTCAACGCCAGCCTGGGCCACCTGCGCGGGGAGCTGCAGCGCCTGGCACGGCTGGAGCGACACG gccCCCCTGGCCCCCCTGGACCTGCTGGCCCCATGGGCGAGACAGGCCCCCCTGGCCCCACTGGGCCCCCTGGCAAGGATGGAGAACAGGGTCCCATGGGCCCCCCCG ggctgcctggagAGAGAG GCGAGGCCGGGGAGCCGGGCTCGGTGCCCCGCGTGGCTTTCTCGGCGGCCCTGAGCACCCAGCGCACGGAGCCGGGCACCGTCCCCTTCGACCAGGTGCTGCTCAACGACGGCGGTGCCTACGATCCCGAGACAG GCACGTTCACGGTGCCGGTGCCCGGGCGGTACCTGGTGAGCGTGGTGCTCACGGGGCACCGGGGCGAGGCGCTGGAGGCCGTCCTGTCCCGCTCCGGCCACGGCATCGCCCGCCTGGACTCGGCCGGCTTCCAGCCCgaggggctggagaaggggcCCGTGGCCGCTCAGGCCCCCAGCCCCGGTGCCCTGGGCGTCTTCAGCCTCCTGCTGCCGCTGGCGGCCGGCGAGACGCTGTGCGTGGACCTGGTGTCGGGGCGCCTGGCGCACGCCCCCGACGAGCCCCTCACCGTCTTCAGCGCCGCGCTGCTCTACGACTCCGAGGAGCCCTAG